A genomic segment from Nocardiopsis sp. Huas11 encodes:
- a CDS encoding amino acid permease — MTLIAIGGSVGAGLFIGSGAVIQTAGPAAVLSYALAGALVFLTLRALGEMVVAVPAGGSFSDYARLAFGPRAGFTIGWVYWWMYAVLVAAESVAGAAILGQWVAAPGWVLALAVLLSMTVANLVSVRVFAETESLFSMVKVATIVAFLLIGGLWALGLWRGSEGAGLANLWQVGGFAPNGWIAVLGATVVVLFAFGGVEIITIAAGESAEPERGVASAVTNVLWRIGLFYVASILVVVMVVPWNSTELDRSPFVVVMETVGVPGAALIMEVVVFIAVLSVLNAAMYTSSRMLFALTRQGDAPRVLSGVNRRGVPVRAILLGTVVGYGAVVADFLWPGQVFAFLVASIGAILLVLFVMICASQLVVGRRLRRRAPERVTLRMWGFPYLTWVVLAGLVAIGVAMATIPEHRQSLWATLASVGVALVAFEVRRRWGRAPVSRVVLGVPGRADPVELARVAGPAGAAEVPVEPVAGEEPAGEPERGA, encoded by the coding sequence ATGACGCTGATCGCGATCGGCGGTTCGGTGGGGGCGGGCCTGTTCATCGGGTCGGGGGCGGTGATCCAGACGGCGGGCCCGGCCGCGGTGCTCTCCTACGCGCTGGCGGGGGCGTTGGTCTTCCTGACGCTGCGGGCGTTGGGCGAGATGGTGGTGGCCGTGCCGGCGGGCGGCTCGTTCTCCGACTACGCGCGCCTGGCGTTCGGTCCGCGGGCGGGGTTCACGATCGGGTGGGTGTACTGGTGGATGTACGCGGTGCTGGTGGCCGCGGAGTCGGTGGCCGGTGCGGCGATCCTGGGCCAGTGGGTGGCGGCGCCGGGGTGGGTGCTGGCGTTGGCGGTGTTGTTGTCGATGACGGTGGCCAACCTGGTCTCGGTGCGGGTCTTCGCTGAGACGGAGTCGTTGTTCTCGATGGTCAAGGTCGCCACGATCGTGGCGTTTTTGCTGATTGGCGGGTTGTGGGCGCTGGGGTTGTGGCGCGGCTCGGAGGGGGCGGGTCTGGCGAATCTGTGGCAGGTGGGCGGGTTCGCGCCCAACGGGTGGATCGCGGTGCTGGGTGCGACGGTGGTGGTGCTGTTCGCGTTCGGTGGGGTGGAGATCATCACGATCGCCGCGGGTGAGAGCGCCGAGCCGGAGCGGGGTGTGGCCTCGGCGGTGACGAACGTGCTGTGGCGGATCGGGTTGTTCTACGTGGCCTCGATCCTGGTCGTGGTGATGGTGGTGCCGTGGAATTCCACGGAGTTGGACCGCAGCCCGTTCGTGGTGGTGATGGAGACCGTGGGGGTGCCGGGTGCGGCGCTGATCATGGAGGTGGTGGTGTTCATCGCGGTGTTGAGCGTGTTGAACGCGGCGATGTACACCTCCTCACGGATGTTGTTCGCCTTGACGCGCCAGGGTGATGCGCCGCGGGTGCTGTCGGGGGTCAACCGCCGCGGGGTGCCGGTGCGCGCGATCCTGTTGGGGACCGTGGTGGGTTATGGCGCGGTGGTCGCGGACTTCCTGTGGCCGGGGCAGGTGTTCGCGTTCCTGGTGGCCTCGATCGGGGCGATCCTGTTGGTGTTGTTCGTGATGATCTGTGCTTCGCAGCTGGTGGTGGGTCGGCGGTTGCGTCGGCGGGCTCCGGAGCGGGTGACGTTGCGGATGTGGGGTTTTCCGTACCTGACGTGGGTGGTGCTGGCGGGGTTGGTGGCGATCGGGGTGGCGATGGCGACGATTCCCGAGCACCGGCAGTCGCTGTGGGCGACGTTGGCGTCGGTGGGTGTGGCGTTGGTGGCCTTCGAGGTGCGGCGCCGGTGGGGGCGTGCGCCGGTGAGCCGGGTGGTGCTGGGTGTGCCCGGTCGCGCCGACCCGGTGGAGTTGGCGCGGGTGGCGGGCCCGGCCGGGGCGGCGGAGGTCCCGGTCGAGCCGGTCGCCGGGGAGGAGCCGGCCGGGGAGCCCGAGCGCGGGGCCTGA
- a CDS encoding sensor histidine kinase, protein MRPLTRAIRPLTHAHTYRRWAYLVIGGALLMPFAMAALVLATLITQRGPRTDEPTTAALILAPTLCLALITATALIPGVRNGQTHLARALLQGPLTHTPHTTTNRPTARATLWLCLHLLLGMVASLATMVALTEAALLAIAPLTPQPYAASQGPLTLMGHDTLTPAQRLAGPFLALLVVAALLYAIALLGHLLARTAPHLLGPTPTERLAAAHAHAHTLAERGRLARELHDTLGHALSVVTLQAATAARLLDTDPEFARQALTHIADQARTATADLDHALGILREDTPNDRTPPPDLTHLTHLAQATRHTGTDLTYHITGDTRHVPALLSRETYRISQEALTNALRHAPHQPLTLTLTVNPTDLTLHVTNPLPPHTRPRTRTGGGHGITGMQERAHLLGGTLTARPTPTHWTLTLHLTWKETR, encoded by the coding sequence GTGCGCCCACTCACCCGAGCGATCAGACCCCTCACCCACGCCCACACCTACCGCCGATGGGCCTACCTCGTCATCGGGGGCGCCCTCCTCATGCCCTTCGCCATGGCCGCCCTGGTCCTGGCCACCCTCATCACCCAACGCGGCCCCCGCACCGACGAACCCACCACCGCCGCCCTCATCCTCGCCCCCACCCTGTGCCTGGCCCTGATCACCGCCACCGCCCTCATCCCCGGCGTACGCAACGGCCAGACCCACCTGGCCCGCGCCCTCCTCCAAGGCCCCCTCACCCACACCCCCCACACCACCACCAACCGCCCCACCGCCCGCGCCACCCTGTGGCTGTGCCTGCACCTGCTCCTGGGCATGGTCGCGAGCCTGGCCACCATGGTCGCCCTCACCGAAGCCGCCCTGCTCGCCATCGCCCCCCTGACCCCCCAGCCCTACGCCGCCTCCCAAGGCCCCCTCACCCTCATGGGCCACGACACCCTCACCCCCGCCCAACGCCTCGCTGGCCCCTTCCTGGCCCTACTCGTGGTCGCCGCCCTGCTCTACGCCATCGCCCTGCTCGGCCACCTCCTCGCCCGCACCGCACCCCACCTGCTCGGACCCACCCCCACCGAACGTCTGGCCGCCGCCCACGCCCACGCCCACACCCTCGCCGAACGCGGCCGCCTGGCCCGCGAACTCCACGACACCCTCGGCCACGCCCTGTCCGTGGTCACCCTCCAAGCCGCCACCGCCGCCCGCCTGCTGGACACCGACCCCGAATTCGCCCGCCAAGCCCTCACCCACATCGCCGACCAGGCCCGCACCGCCACCGCCGACCTCGACCACGCCCTGGGCATCCTGCGCGAGGACACCCCCAACGACCGCACACCCCCACCCGACCTCACCCACCTGACCCACCTCGCCCAAGCCACCCGCCACACCGGCACCGACCTGACCTACCACATCACCGGCGACACCCGCCACGTGCCCGCCCTGCTCTCCCGCGAGACCTACCGCATCAGCCAAGAAGCCCTCACCAACGCCCTACGCCACGCCCCCCACCAACCCCTCACCCTCACACTCACCGTCAACCCCACCGACCTGACCCTGCACGTCACCAACCCCCTGCCACCCCACACCCGACCCCGCACCCGCACCGGCGGCGGACACGGCATCACCGGCATGCAAGAACGCGCCCACCTGCTCGGCGGCACCCTCACCGCCCGCCCCACACCCACCCACTGGACCCTCACACTCCACCTGACCTGGAAAGAAACCCGATGA
- a CDS encoding response regulator transcription factor, producing MIRINLVDDEALIRTGLAALINAEDDMQVTGQAADGADVPDLVRRTSPDLVLMDVRMPGLDGIQATEHLHRTLTTPPRVIVVTTFDNDDYVWGALRAGATGFLLKRTPPEDILAALRLVHRGDTLLFPTALRAMAATRPAAPTPAARAVATLTERESQTLTLMAQGLTNAEIADHLVLGVQTIKTHVSHILTKLGVRDRTQAVIAAYDAGLIRPATPR from the coding sequence ATGATCCGCATCAACCTCGTCGACGACGAAGCCCTCATCCGCACCGGACTGGCCGCCCTGATCAACGCCGAGGACGACATGCAGGTCACCGGCCAAGCCGCCGACGGCGCCGACGTCCCCGACCTCGTACGCCGCACCAGCCCCGACCTGGTCCTGATGGACGTGCGCATGCCCGGACTCGACGGCATCCAAGCCACCGAACACCTGCACCGCACCCTGACCACCCCACCCCGCGTCATCGTCGTCACCACCTTCGACAACGACGACTACGTCTGGGGCGCCCTCCGCGCCGGCGCCACCGGCTTCCTCCTCAAACGCACCCCACCCGAAGACATCCTCGCCGCCCTACGCCTGGTCCACCGCGGCGACACCCTGCTCTTCCCCACCGCCCTGCGCGCCATGGCCGCCACCCGACCCGCCGCACCCACCCCCGCCGCCCGCGCCGTCGCCACCCTCACCGAACGCGAATCCCAAACCCTCACCCTCATGGCCCAAGGCCTGACCAACGCCGAGATCGCCGACCACCTCGTCTTGGGCGTCCAGACCATCAAGACCCACGTCTCCCACATCCTCACCAAACTCGGCGTCCGCGACCGCACCCAAGCCGTCATCGCCGCCTACGACGCCGGCCTCATCCGCCCCGCCACCCCCCGCTGA
- a CDS encoding alpha/beta fold hydrolase, with product MGVPIVMVHGLRLSGSMWRPQVELLSAQGRRVVAPDLPGHGSRRGEEFSLGRAVDTVLGAIDEVGGRALVVGLSLGGFVSIATAGAAPGRVAGLVAASCTAKPAQSLAQLYRIPSVLMERLPDKGARVNERFHRLTLRDGAAEAVLDGGLAVEAATAVIDCISEMDALSALSAYTGPVWLINGSRDHMRIHEKQFFDACADGRLVNVPRAGHMVSLDQPVNFSRIVGDAADVVSAREAVRAQVEAAEAAEAGPALEGEG from the coding sequence ATGGGTGTGCCGATCGTGATGGTGCATGGTCTGCGGTTGTCGGGGAGTATGTGGCGGCCGCAGGTGGAGTTGTTGTCGGCGCAGGGGCGCCGGGTGGTGGCGCCGGATCTGCCGGGGCACGGGTCGCGTCGGGGTGAGGAGTTCTCGCTGGGGCGTGCGGTGGACACCGTGTTGGGTGCGATCGACGAGGTGGGCGGGCGTGCTCTGGTAGTGGGGTTGAGTCTGGGCGGGTTCGTGTCGATCGCGACGGCGGGGGCGGCGCCGGGGCGGGTGGCGGGTCTGGTGGCGGCCAGTTGCACGGCCAAGCCGGCGCAGTCGTTGGCGCAGCTGTATCGGATCCCGTCGGTGTTGATGGAGCGGTTGCCGGACAAGGGTGCGAGGGTCAATGAGCGCTTCCACCGGTTGACGTTGCGCGATGGCGCGGCTGAGGCGGTGTTGGACGGCGGGTTGGCGGTGGAGGCGGCCACGGCGGTGATCGACTGCATCTCGGAGATGGACGCGTTGTCGGCGCTGTCGGCGTACACGGGGCCGGTGTGGTTGATCAACGGGTCGCGTGATCACATGCGTATCCATGAGAAGCAGTTCTTCGACGCGTGTGCGGATGGCCGGTTGGTGAACGTGCCCAGGGCGGGGCACATGGTGAGTCTGGACCAGCCGGTGAACTTCTCGCGGATCGTGGGCGATGCGGCCGATGTGGTGAGTGCGCGTGAGGCGGTGCGGGCGCAGGTGGAGGCGGCCGAGGCGGCGGAGGCGGGTCCGGCGTTGGAGGGCGAGGGCTGA
- a CDS encoding exodeoxyribonuclease III — protein MTVSTVNVNGLRAAAKKDPGFVAWLASTEADVVCLQETRAEAEQLSESVVAPPGWHVLLAPAAAKGRAGVAVYSRREPEASRVGFGEAEFEDSGRYVEVDLGAVTVASLYLPSGEVGTPRQEEKERFMDAFLPYLVKRRAQVEAQGRDLVVCGDWNIAHREVDLKNWRGNKKSSGFLPQEREWLSRVFDEAGYVDVVRALHPEVEGPYSWWSYRGRAFDNDTGWRIDLQVATPGLAARAVSARVERAVEHGARWSDHAPVTVRYGA, from the coding sequence CTGACGGTGTCGACGGTGAATGTGAACGGGCTGCGTGCGGCGGCCAAGAAGGATCCGGGTTTCGTGGCGTGGTTGGCGTCCACGGAGGCCGATGTGGTGTGTTTGCAGGAGACGCGGGCCGAGGCCGAGCAGTTGTCGGAGTCGGTGGTGGCTCCCCCGGGGTGGCATGTGCTGTTGGCTCCGGCGGCGGCGAAGGGCCGTGCGGGGGTGGCGGTGTACTCGCGGCGTGAGCCGGAGGCGTCGCGGGTGGGTTTCGGTGAGGCCGAGTTCGAGGATTCGGGTCGGTATGTGGAGGTGGATCTGGGGGCGGTGACGGTGGCGTCGCTGTATCTGCCCTCGGGTGAGGTGGGGACGCCGCGCCAGGAGGAGAAGGAGCGTTTCATGGACGCTTTCTTGCCGTATCTGGTGAAGCGGCGCGCGCAGGTGGAGGCGCAGGGCCGTGACCTGGTGGTGTGCGGTGACTGGAACATCGCGCACCGGGAGGTGGATCTGAAGAACTGGCGGGGCAACAAGAAGAGCTCGGGTTTCCTGCCGCAGGAGCGTGAGTGGTTGTCGCGGGTCTTCGATGAGGCCGGGTATGTGGATGTGGTGCGGGCTCTGCATCCGGAGGTGGAGGGCCCGTATTCGTGGTGGTCCTATCGGGGGCGGGCGTTCGACAATGACACGGGGTGGCGGATCGATCTTCAGGTGGCGACGCCGGGGTTGGCCGCGCGTGCGGTGTCGGCGCGTGTGGAGCGTGCGGTGGAGCATGGTGCGCGTTGGTCGGATCATGCTCCGGTGACGGTGCGGTACGGGGCCTAG
- a CDS encoding tyrosine-type recombinase/integrase gives MSGAAAAGPERAQDAVEQYLVARRAAKPSPHTVAAYRRDLNAVLALVAREHGCRVQDVALADLQAGVLRSAFADFATDRAASSVVRAWSTWNGFFGFWVSERVVGGNPMSAVPRPRVRPSGPKPLMGEDTPERLLEALARGARRARDPWPERDLAVLALALLTGMRSAEMLSLRVESVGGRAGERRIRVVGKGGGERVLPIEVPLEVLLEAYLASRRHRFGVVRGADPLLVDNRGQGLRRGGLQYLVRQCYKHAGVHDRVARGTLVHALRHTFATRLAEDGASVSEIMHLLGHASVSSSQAYIEVTARAQREAAGSNRTYGVVRRLVAEGGVDEVVGR, from the coding sequence ATGAGTGGTGCAGCAGCAGCGGGGCCCGAGCGGGCCCAGGACGCGGTCGAGCAGTATCTGGTGGCGCGGCGGGCGGCCAAGCCCTCCCCGCACACGGTGGCCGCCTACCGGCGGGACCTGAACGCGGTGTTGGCGTTGGTGGCGCGCGAGCACGGGTGCCGGGTCCAGGACGTGGCGCTGGCGGACCTGCAGGCGGGTGTGCTGCGGTCGGCGTTCGCGGACTTCGCCACCGACAGGGCCGCCTCCAGTGTGGTGCGGGCGTGGTCGACGTGGAATGGGTTCTTCGGGTTCTGGGTCTCGGAGCGGGTGGTGGGCGGCAACCCGATGTCGGCGGTGCCGCGGCCGCGGGTGCGTCCCTCAGGGCCCAAACCGCTGATGGGTGAGGACACCCCCGAGCGGTTGCTGGAGGCGTTGGCGCGAGGGGCGCGTCGGGCACGCGATCCGTGGCCGGAGCGGGACCTGGCGGTGTTGGCGCTGGCGTTGCTGACGGGGATGCGTTCGGCGGAGATGTTGTCGTTGCGGGTGGAGTCGGTGGGCGGCCGTGCGGGCGAGCGGCGGATCCGGGTGGTGGGCAAGGGCGGCGGTGAACGGGTGCTGCCCATCGAGGTGCCGTTGGAGGTGTTGTTGGAGGCGTATCTGGCCTCGCGGCGGCACCGGTTCGGGGTGGTGCGGGGCGCTGATCCGTTGCTGGTGGACAACCGCGGGCAGGGGTTGCGGCGGGGTGGCCTGCAGTATCTGGTGCGTCAGTGCTACAAGCACGCGGGGGTGCACGACCGGGTGGCGCGGGGGACGCTGGTGCACGCGTTGCGGCATACGTTCGCCACGCGGTTGGCCGAGGACGGGGCGTCGGTGAGCGAGATCATGCATTTGCTGGGGCACGCCTCGGTGTCGTCGTCGCAGGCCTACATCGAGGTGACGGCGCGGGCGCAGCGGGAGGCGGCGGGGTCGAACCGTACCTATGGGGTGGTGCGCCGGCTGGTGGCCGAGGGCGGGGTGGACGAGGTGGTGGGCCGGTAG